The Drosophila innubila isolate TH190305 chromosome 3R unlocalized genomic scaffold, UK_Dinn_1.0 2_E_3R, whole genome shotgun sequence genome has a segment encoding these proteins:
- the LOC117792311 gene encoding farnesol dehydrogenase, with product MESFYWRNKVAVITGASVGIGASTAVTLANAGMVVIGLARRMELVEALNAQVTGEGKIFGRQCDLSDDEQLISSFNWIQERFHCIHVLICNAGILKANFLSESSTKDIKELFDLNVIATASCLRETLKHMAKIKVPCHIVVINSVLGHRIPEVPVPLFSVYPATKHAITALCQTVRQEIHFLKLNIKLTSICPGMVDTDFLNVYSQAVDELPKLQAVDVAKAVLYALDTPDGVQVEDIILQKMRKVD from the exons ATGGAGAGCTTCTATTGGCGCAATAAGGTGGCTGTCATCACGGGTGCTTCAGTGGGAATTGGAGCAAGCACAGCAGTTACTTTGGCCAATGCCGGCATGGTTGTGATTGGTCTGGCCAGGCGAATGGAACTCGTCGAG GCTCTCAATGCCCAAGTCACGGGTGAGGGTAAAATCTTTGGTCGCCAATGTGATCTGAGCGATGATGAGCAGCTGATCAGCAGCTTCAACTGGATACAAGAGCGTTTCCATTGCATCCATGTGCTTATCTGCAATGCTGGCATCTTGAAGGCTAACTTTCTCAGCG AATCTTCTACCAAGGACATCAAGGAACTCTTCGATTTAAATGTGATTGCCACGGCGAGTTGCTTGAGAGAGACCTTAAAGCATATGGCTAAGATCAAGGTTCCTTGCCATATTGTGGTAATTAACAG TGTTCTCGGACATCGCATTCCGGAAGTGCCGGTGCCCTTATTCAGCGTTTATCCGGCCACGAAGCATGCAATTACAGCACTTTGCCAGACGGTCCGCCAGGAAATACATTttctcaaattaaatattaaattaacg AGCATCTGTCCCGGAATGGTGGACACCGATTTTTTGAATGTTTACTCACAGGCTGTGGATGAATTGCCCAAACTCCAGGCCGTGGATGTGGCCAAGGCAGTGCTCTATGCACTCGACACGCCCGATGGTGTGCAGGTGGAGGACATCATTCTGCAGAAGATGCGAAAAGTTGATTAA